One window from the genome of Leuconostoc suionicum encodes:
- a CDS encoding biotin transporter BioY, producing the protein MYQQTNVSVSAQTICKIGIYFALLVVSSKVAIPIPFYDYISLQTAFIFLVYPILGAKYGSWLTVLYLVSGLLGLPIFASGGGLGYIFKTTFGFLIAFTLMPFLAAIVRKGNKLFSHHQFLNTLVSNYICLIMVHLIGFAYKCFIIKFYIGDIINVTGILGFTSLLDFLIDVGLIFFVTLAELQIIKRIH; encoded by the coding sequence ATGTATCAACAGACGAACGTTAGCGTTAGTGCACAAACCATCTGTAAAATAGGTATTTACTTTGCTTTATTGGTGGTTTCTTCCAAAGTAGCTATTCCGATTCCTTTTTACGACTACATTTCGCTACAAACAGCGTTTATCTTTTTGGTTTATCCGATTCTCGGTGCCAAGTATGGCTCTTGGTTGACAGTACTTTACCTTGTTTCTGGACTACTCGGTTTACCCATATTTGCATCTGGTGGCGGACTAGGCTATATATTCAAGACAACATTTGGTTTCTTAATCGCTTTTACACTAATGCCATTTCTTGCTGCTATCGTTAGAAAGGGTAACAAACTATTTAGCCATCACCAATTTTTGAATACCCTGGTCAGTAACTATATCTGCTTAATTATGGTCCATTTAATTGGTTTTGCATACAAGTGTTTTATTATTAAATTTTACATAGGTGACATAATTAATGTCACTGGTATACTAGGTTTTACCAGTTTACTTGATTTTTTAATTGATGTTGGTTTAATCTTTTTTGTAACCTTAGCAGAGTTACAAATTATCAAAAGAATCCATTAA
- a CDS encoding biotin--[acetyl-CoA-carboxylase] ligase — protein MSTADKLLALLINKAGDWVSGEAIAQQLGITRTSIWKSVKKLESQGHLIESVRGQGYRYLEGTKISAVGIKKYLKSDVDLRVFDTIDSTNVYAREKLSSGEITKNTVIVSESMSAGIGRLGRKFFSPKNTGMYVTFALPLPVETIVNPGRLTTSTAVAVSKMVKEVFDIDLQFKWVNDLLYNNKKVGGILTEAITDFESQQFSSLAVGIGMNLATPDGGFPEEISQKAGALTDEMTVSRNEVVGSLINYFFDMYQDYQDGRYIPQYRKKVVGVGQSVELKRGQMNLTGIIREIDNDGCLVLDTKQGIERINSGEITKLLLPIMNTEVRH, from the coding sequence ATGAGTACAGCTGATAAATTGTTGGCTTTGTTGATTAATAAAGCAGGCGATTGGGTGTCTGGTGAAGCAATCGCGCAACAGTTAGGGATTACCAGAACTTCTATATGGAAGTCTGTTAAAAAGCTTGAGTCTCAAGGGCATCTCATCGAGAGTGTTCGTGGACAAGGATACCGATATTTAGAGGGCACTAAAATTTCTGCTGTTGGCATTAAAAAGTATTTAAAATCTGATGTGGATCTGAGAGTGTTTGACACGATTGACTCTACTAATGTGTATGCTAGAGAGAAGCTTTCTTCTGGCGAAATTACTAAAAATACGGTTATTGTTAGTGAGAGCATGTCGGCAGGAATTGGTCGATTAGGAAGAAAATTTTTTTCGCCGAAAAATACGGGCATGTACGTCACTTTTGCTTTGCCACTGCCTGTGGAGACGATAGTAAATCCCGGTCGTTTAACTACCAGTACGGCAGTAGCTGTCTCAAAAATGGTTAAAGAGGTATTCGATATCGATCTTCAGTTTAAGTGGGTCAATGACTTATTGTACAACAACAAGAAAGTTGGTGGTATTTTGACCGAAGCTATTACGGACTTTGAAAGTCAACAGTTTTCATCTTTAGCTGTGGGTATTGGTATGAATCTTGCCACGCCTGATGGTGGATTTCCAGAGGAGATTTCTCAAAAAGCAGGTGCGCTGACTGATGAAATGACTGTATCAAGAAATGAAGTTGTCGGTTCTTTAATTAATTACTTTTTTGACATGTACCAGGATTATCAGGACGGGCGTTATATACCGCAATATCGTAAAAAGGTGGTCGGTGTTGGACAATCAGTAGAACTAAAACGAGGTCAAATGAACCTAACGGGGATAATTAGAGAAATCGATAATGATGGTTGCCTAGTGCTTGATACGAAACAAGGTATAGAGCGCATTAATTCTGGTGAAATTACTAAATTACTGTTACCAATAATGAATACCGAGGTTAGACACTAA